The Drosophila nasuta strain 15112-1781.00 chromosome 2L, ASM2355853v1, whole genome shotgun sequence genome window below encodes:
- the LOC132783569 gene encoding seminal metalloprotease 1-like: MNCLLLFSLLWASILGDVWTAPGNRVEVDPELTGGYFEGDMMFSPLARNGLRSETYHWPNGIVSYYINSNIDQAHRDHIQLGMRIIELKSCLTFKEVSKDQSEYVNITAESGGCYTAVGYQRRVQQLNLETYDLDEGCYRLGTIMHEILHAVGFFHQQSTWNRDDFVHIATENIADGKEHNFEKYSENLVENFDQTYDYGSVMHYTPYGFSKNGEMTIVPLEEGAEKVMGQRVQMSQIDIDKLNIMYKCPKQI; the protein is encoded by the exons ATGAATTGCCTGTTGCTATTCTCCCTACTTTGGGCGAGTATCCTGGGAGATGTGTGGACAGCTCCTGGAAATCGCGTTGAAGTGGATCCCGAACTAACTGGCGGTTACTTCGAAGGCGACATGATGTTTAGTCCTCTGGCGCGGAATGGATTACGAAGTGAAACTTATCACTGGCCCAATGGAATCGTCAGTTATTATATCAATAGCAACATTG ATCAGGCACATCGGGATCACATTCAACTCGGAATGCGCATTATCGAGCTGAAATCGTGTCTTACCTTCAAGGAGGTCTCCAAGGATCAGTCGGAATATGTGAATATAACCGCAGAGTCGGGTGGCTGCTATACAGCTGTTGGCTATCAACGGAGAGTGCAGCAGTTGAATTTAGAGACTTATGACTTGGATGAGGGTTGTTATCGCCTTGGCACAATTATGCATGAGATTCTACACGCCGTGGGTTTCTTTCATCAGCAGAGCACCTGGAATCGGGATGATTTCGTTCACATTGCCACCGAGAATATCGCCGATGGTAAAGAGCATAATTTCGAGAAATATTCCGAGAATCTTGTGGAGAATTTCGATCAAACTTACGATTATGGCAGTGTCATGCACTACACACCTTATGGCTTCTCCAAGAATGGAGAGATGACCATTGTGCCGCTGGAGGAGGGTGCGGAGAAGGTGATGGGACAGCGCGTGCAAATGAGTCAGATCGATATCGACAAGCTGAACATTATGTACAAGTGTCCCAAGCAGATATAA
- the LOC132792581 gene encoding zinc metalloproteinase nas-13, with protein MQANEMRLTTAQLKYLNSKALHRNALTWSGYYWPNSTLVYSVGKGMAFTDYLLVMSAMADISAKTCIKFRRTHNPKEPQVNLQRTDDGCWSDIGYLGEWQTLNLGKGCMQRGIIQHELLHSLALLHMQNDPRRDRYVRINLANIEEGEQHNFQIYHSDDFQLGYDYASLMHYGAYAFSKNEKPTIVPLKRGVKIGQRIGLSAKDVQKLRIMYC; from the exons ATGCAAGCGAATGAAATGCGATTGACGACAGCACAATTAAAGTACTTAAACTCTAAGGCACTTCATCGCAATGCGTTGACCTGGTCTGGTTACTATTGGCCAAACAGTACGCTTGTCTACAGCGTGGGCAAGGGAATGG CCTTTACGGACTATTTGCTGGTGATGAGCGCCATGGCGGATATTTCAGCAAAAACATGCATCAAATTTCGACGCACCCACAATCCCAAGGAGCCGCAAGTGAATCTACAGAGAACGGATGACGGCTGCTGGTCGGACATCGGTTATCTGGGCGAGTGGCAAACTCTAAACTTGGGCAAAGGGTGCATGCAACGTGGCATCATACAACACGAGCTGTTGCATTCGCTGGCCTTGTTGCACATGCAAAACGATCCCAGGCGAGATCGATACGTACGAATCAACTTGGCAAACATCGAAGAGGGAGAGCAACACAATTTTCAGATATATCACTCAGATGACTTTCAGCTCGGCTATGATTATGCCAGCTTAATGCACTACGGTGCGTATGCGTTCTCCAAGAATGAGAAACCAACTATAGTTCCACTCAAGAGAGGCGTCAAAATAGGTCAACGTATCGGTCTTAGTGCCAAAGATGTGCAGAAGCTGAGAATAATGTATTGTTGA
- the LOC132783570 gene encoding seminal metalloprotease 1-like — MRSLLIVSLLVFALAKDISAAPARVETDPELTAGYFEGDMVLEQQGRNGLVNENYRWPNRIIYYFINRNIDQEHRDHILRGIRVLEANSCLVFKEATSDQSYYINVTSEAGGCYSYVGYLNRVQQLNLQNYDIDTGCFRIGTIVHEFLHSLGFYHQHSTWNRDDYVRIAEENITEGTQSNFNKYTNATVDNFGEDYDYSSVMHYTAYAFSKNGEMTIVPLQEGAEELMGQRLQMSDADINKLNTMYRCPRKV; from the exons ATGAGGTCTCTGCTGATTGTTTCGCTGCTGGTCTTTGCCCTGGCCAAGGATATCTCAGCTGCCCCAGCTCGCGTGGAAACCGATCCTGAGCTGACGGCGGGATATTTCGAGGGAGACATGGTGCTGGAGCAGCAGGGAAGGAATGGATTGGTCAATGAGAACTATCGCTGGCCGAATCGCATTATCTACTACTTCATCAACAGAAACATAG ATCAGGAACATCGTGATCACATTCTTCGCGGCATTCGGGTTCTCGAGGCCAACTCGTGTCTGGTCTTCAAGGAGGCCACCAGCGATCAGTCGTACTATATAAATGTCACCTCAGAGGCAGGTGGCTGCTACTCATATGTGGGCTATCTGAATCGTGTGCAGCAGCTGAATCTGCAGAACTATGACATCGACACCGGCTGCTTTAGAATCGGCACAATTGTGCACGAATTCCTGCACTCTTTGGGCTTCTATCATCAGCACAGCACCTGGAATCGGGATGATTATGTTCGCATTGCCGAGGAGAACATTACCGAGGGCACTCAGAGTAACTTCAACAAGTATACGAATGCCACAGTGGACAACTTTGGCGAGGACTACGATTACAGCAGTGTCATGCACTACACTGCGTATGCGTTCTCCAAGAACGGTGAAATGACGATTGTGCCACTTCAGGAGGGAGCTGAGGAGCTCATGGGACAGCGATTGCAAATGAGTGATGCGGAtatcaacaaattgaatacCATGTACAGGTGTCCGCGCAAAGTCTAA
- the LOC132790059 gene encoding seminal metalloprotease 1-like, which yields MQHSLASKLLLLLAVLSSQLLLSVALPIGSRTWTLDPEEAGGYAEGDMQLTPEQQVQLEQGPKARNGLIDATKRWPQNQVIYQISEDFDAAHKEAIQQGIQTLQENSCLKFREATAEDTAYVRITANAGGCFTAVGYKGEPQQMNLEIYPIGEGCFRPGTILHEFMHALGFYHQQSSAIRDDYIEVLTENIVPGKEFNFQKYSPTVITDFDVGYDYDSCLHYRPGAFSVNGEDTIKPLDDTVVIGQRTGLSKKDIEKINIMYKCPRPV from the coding sequence ATGCAACACTCTCTGGCAAGTAAATTATTACTACTCTTAGCTGTGCTGTCAAGCCAACTGCTGCTCAGTGTGGCGCTTCCCATTGGATCACGGACTTGGACTTTAGATCCCGAGGAAGCGGGCGGATATGCAGAGGGAGATATGCAATTGACGCCGGAACAGCAAGTGCAACTAGAGCAAGGACCGAAGGCACGCAATGGACTGATTGATGCCACCAAACGTTGGCCACAGAATCAAGTGATCTATCAAATCTCCGAGGACTTTGATGCCGCGCACAAGGAAGCAATACAACAGGGCATTCAAACGCTACAGGAAAACTCTTGTCTCAAGTTCCGTGAGGCAACCGCCGAGGACACTGCGTATGTGAGGATAACTGCCAATGCGGGTGGCTGCTTCACCGCAGTTGGCTACAAAGGAGAACCGCAGCAAATGAATCTGGAGATTTATCCGATTGGCGAGGGCTGCTTTAGACCCGGCACAATCTTGCATGAGTTTATGCACGCTCTGGGCTTTTATCATCAGCAGAGTTCGGCAATCAGGGACGATTACATCGAGGTGCTCACGGAGAACATTGTGCCCGGCAAGgagtttaattttcaaaagtaTTCGCCAACTGTCATCACCGATTTTGATGTTGGCTACGATTACGACAGCTGTCTGCATTATCGACCGGGTGCCTTCTCGGTGAACGGCGAGGATACGATAAAACCCCTGGATGATACTGTTGTTATCGGTCAGAGAACGGGACTAAGCAAGAAGGACATTGAGAAGATCAACATCATGTACAAATGTCCGCGTCCAGTTTGA
- the LOC132792570 gene encoding epidermal growth factor-like protein, whose translation MLLRYYILLALLPSGIFAGFCDKTERRKINGVFKPIKIKTCCASYKEIITNDRVGFKCVPICKEDCGNGTCSSPNSCSCNAGYTNKDRDASQRCVPDCDGGCGKGECIAPNTCHCEDGYEATETDHHCAPICSSGCINGYCEEPGKCSCNKGYAQADNQTDAACLPVCATECGQHRRCVAPNTCECLEEYIGNVDECTEHVDGLQGIMDFLKHWMIELAICVTSVITLLIVVCIIVSRKKRRTKIPVNRRESAIFLNRNNSIYAPSTQLIIEENNQGFEDK comes from the exons ATGCTGCTTcgatattatatattacttgCATTGTTGCCTAGTGGAATATTTGCTGGCTTTTGTGATAAAACAGAAAGGAGAAAAATAAATGGAGTCTTTAAACCAATA aaaattaaaacatgcTGTGCTagttataaagaaataatcaCGAACGACAGAGTTGGTTTCAAATGTGTGCCGATATGTAAAGAGGATTGTGGCAATGGAACCTGCAGCAGTCCCAATAGTTGCAGCTGTAATGCTGGATATACTAATAAGGATCGTGATGCATCTCAGAG ATGTGTGCCAGACTGTGACGGAGGCTGTGGCAAGGGGGAGTGCATTGCACCAAACACTTGCCACTGCGAAGACGGCTACGAGGCGACGGAGACGGATCATCATTGTGCACCCATTTGCAGCAGTGGCTGCATCAATGGATACTGCGAGGAACCGGGAAAGTGTAGTTGCAACAAGGGTTACGCTCAAGCCGATAATCAGACTGACGCTGCTTGCCTGCCTGTTTGTGCAACGGAATGTGGCCAGCATCGCAGATGTGTGGCACCCAATACCTGTGAATGCCTCGAGGAATATATTGGCAATGTCGATGAGTGCACCGAGCATGTGGATGGACTTCAAGGTATCATGGACTTCCTTAAGCATTGGATGATTGAGCTTGCGATTTGCGTGACATCAGTGATAACATTGCTCATAGTTGTCTGCATTATCGTGTCGAGAAAGAAACGAAGAACCAAAATTCCAGTAAATAGGCGAG AATCCGCAATATTTCTCAATAGGAACAACTCAATTTACGCACCATCGACGCAATTAATCATCGAGGAAAATAATCAGGGCTTTGAGGACAAGTAG
- the LOC132798302 gene encoding epidermal growth factor-like protein, translated as MLLRYYILLALLPSGIYAHFCDRREWTKINGVLKSSAIKVCCFGYKQQIMNNGIGLKCVPICKGDCGNGTCISPNSCSCNVGYTNKDKDPAKRCVPNCVGGCGKGECIAPNTCHCEDGYEAVNHCAPICSSGCPNGYCETPGKCSCNEGYAQADNQTDAACLPVCATECGEHRRCVALNTRENLN; from the exons ATGCTGCTCcgatattatatattacttgCGTTGTTGCCTAGTGGAATATATGCTCACTTTTGTGACAGACGAGAATggacaaaaataaatggagTCTTAAAATCAAGT GCAATTAAAGTATGCTGTTTTGGttataaacaacaaatcatGAACAATGGAATTGGTTTGAAATGTGTGCCTATATGCAAAGGGGATTGTGGCAATGGAACCTGCATCAGTCCCAATAGTTGCAGCTGTAATGTTGGATATACTAATAAGGACAAGGATCCAGCTAAGAG ATGTGTGCCAAACTGTGTCGGAGGCTGTGGCAAGGGGGAGTGCATTGCACCAAACACTTGCCACTGCGAAGACGGCTATGAGGCGGTTAATCATTGTGCCCCAATATGCAGCAGTGGCTGCCCCAATGGATACTGCGAGACACCGGGAAAGTGTAGTTGCAACGAAGGTTACGCTCAAGCCGATAATCAAACTGACGCTGCTTGCCTGCCTGTTTGTGCAACAGAATGTGGCGAGCATCGCAGATGTGTGGCACTCAATACCCGAGAAAATCTAAACTGa
- the LOC132798176 gene encoding odorant receptor 35a, which yields MVRYTPLLADGQRVKLSWPLWLFHFNHIFWPLDEGTSSNGRRFDYFLAALAWAVLMLHNDFELRYLLSQINNLDLLLAGVPTYLILVEGQLRSVHILMHREQLRKVLQNFFSSIYVEAKKEPLIYKGIQRKLRLNRVVCALYLAAVSGYVLSPIMMLLRGRKDYLFSMIPAFDVNPLYIFVPFTLSSVYVALQIVTMVFGELALVCELMAHLNGRFRVIKRDLDAAIEKILEARQRPLMAQQMREVLVQTMRQNVALNRFMARMEQHFTVQIFIMFAFSAILLCALGFKTYVSPSGTYIYPIWFGAKTVELLSLGQMGSDIAYMTNSQSSIYYLSQWEQVLYYSTNSRENLRLMKVITLAIELNYKPFYFTGLSYFYVSLQAVVKILQGAFSYFTFLSSMRLKQV from the exons ATGGTTCGTTACACTCCTCTACTCGCTGATGGCCAACGCGTGAAACTCTCCTGGCCATTGTGGCTGTTCCACTTCAATCACATCTTCTGGCCACTGGATGAAGGAACCTCATCGAATGGGCGACGCTTTGATTACTTCCTTGCGGCTCTTGCCTGGGCTGTGCTTATGCTTCACAACGATTTCGAGTTGCGCTATTTGCTCagccaaataaataatttggaTCTTCTGCTCGCCGGTGTGCCGACTTATCTCATCCTAGTCGAGGGACAATTGCGAAGTGTTCACATTCTGATGCATCGGGAGCAGTTGCGAAAAGTTCTCCAGAACTTCTTCAGCTCCATCTATGTGGAGGCCAAGAAGGAGCCGCTCATCTATAAAGGCATCCAAAGGAAACTTCGCTTGAATCGTGTGGTGTGTGCTCTCTATTTAGCCGCCGTCTCGGGTTATGTTCTGTCGCCTATTATGATGTTGTTGCGTGGACGCAAGGATTACCTCTTCTCCATGATTCCGGCGTTCGATGTGAATCCTCTCTACATCTTTGTGCCGTTCACATTGAGCAGCGTCTATGTGGCACTGCAGATAGTCACAATGGTGTTCGGGGAGCTCGCTTTGGTCTGCGAACTGATGGCGCATCTCAATGGACGTTTTAGGGTGATAAAGCGCGATTTGGATGCAGCTATAGAGAAGATTCTCGAAGCCCGACAACGTCCGCTTATGGCGCAGCAAATGCGCGAAGTTCTGGTGCAAACCATGCGCCAGAATGTTGCCTTGAACCGATTCATGGCACGAATGGAGCAGCATTTCACTGTGCAAATATTCATCATGTTTGCCTTCAGCGCCATTCTGCTGTGCGCTTTAGGCTTCAAGACTTATGTG AGTCCTTCTGGCACTTACATTTATCCCATTTGGTTTGGCGCCAAGACTGTGGAGTTGCTCTCGCTGGGACAAATGGGATCGGATATAGCTTATATG ACAAATTCCCAGAGCAGCATTTACTACCTTTCGCAGTGGGAGCAAGTGTTGTATTATTCCACCAATTCTCGTGAGAATCTGCGCTTGATGAAGGTCATCACCTTGGCGATTGAGCTCAATTACAAACCCTTCTATTTTACGGGTCTCTCCTACTTTTATGTCAGCTTACAGGCAGTTGTTAAG aTACTTCAGGGCGCCTTCTCCTACTTTACGTTTCTTAGCTCAATGCGTTTGAAGcaagtttaa